The Serpentinimonas maccroryi genome has a segment encoding these proteins:
- a CDS encoding TolC family outer membrane protein — translation MPPFKPLGLALCLAAAAASAQPLPAPLVQATQAAVLHSPEVQERWRALQATRQQVPLAAAGWRPQVDLQASIGRQERRTPSQSGAWMGVSGVQISLNQLLFDGGQAAAAMRQASQAEVAAYFDLRHGSETVALQVVLAYLELLRLQQRVELATENYVEHRKLFDAIGERTRAGVGRRVDAEQAQARLAVAESSLVGETRALHEAGLNYQRFVGQLPPATLPAWPSGRGVAPMPDSAAVALRQGLEANPQLRAAYHRWQQAQQAVEGRQAAFMPRLEGRLSARESRNRDGVRGEFRDQVAELVLSHNLYRGGADSAALQRATELQARSLAEMDLVCRQVQQNLSIAFNDTQTLRIRQRLADAQQLAVEKSVTALRQQFDIGQRSLLDVLDTQAEFFDATRTYVDSRYEQLRAEARTLASMGQLVALFGAAPADQAAELEALAAQPSGFDAAALCPAQVTHMESLERIKASLVLPPLPQRADRVVLLPNPDGSVGQVVVTGRAGQQVLGAAFTGTVLTGAAPVVAIPEEQVRREFAAALEAQPQRPERFTLFFEDGSVNLTRASAAEWPQVVQRLRARQALDLTVAGHTDTSGPARLNEALALRRAQTIAQRLRASGLQDTEIAIEGFGERLLEVPTPDGTREARNRRVVISAR, via the coding sequence GCAGCCTTTGCCGGCTCCTTTGGTGCAAGCCACCCAAGCGGCGGTGCTGCACAGCCCGGAGGTGCAGGAGCGCTGGCGTGCCTTGCAGGCCACACGCCAGCAGGTGCCGTTGGCGGCAGCCGGCTGGCGGCCGCAGGTCGATCTGCAGGCCAGCATTGGGCGCCAAGAGCGGCGCACTCCCAGCCAGAGCGGGGCTTGGATGGGGGTGAGTGGGGTGCAGATCAGCCTGAATCAGTTGCTGTTCGACGGTGGGCAGGCCGCCGCTGCAATGCGCCAGGCCAGCCAAGCCGAGGTGGCAGCGTATTTTGATCTGCGCCATGGCAGTGAAACGGTGGCGTTGCAGGTGGTGCTGGCCTACCTCGAGCTGTTGCGCCTGCAGCAGCGGGTGGAGCTGGCCACCGAAAACTACGTCGAGCACCGCAAACTGTTCGACGCCATAGGCGAGCGCACCCGCGCCGGGGTGGGGCGGCGGGTGGATGCCGAACAGGCGCAGGCGCGGCTGGCGGTGGCCGAATCGTCGCTTGTGGGCGAGACCAGGGCCTTGCACGAAGCGGGGCTGAACTACCAGCGCTTCGTCGGGCAGTTGCCGCCCGCCACGCTGCCGGCTTGGCCCAGCGGGCGCGGTGTGGCCCCCATGCCCGATTCGGCGGCGGTGGCGCTGCGCCAGGGTCTGGAGGCCAACCCGCAGCTGCGTGCCGCCTACCACCGCTGGCAGCAGGCCCAGCAGGCGGTTGAGGGCCGGCAAGCCGCCTTCATGCCGCGCCTCGAGGGGCGCCTGTCGGCCCGCGAGAGCCGCAACCGCGATGGCGTGCGCGGCGAGTTCCGCGATCAGGTGGCCGAGCTGGTGCTGTCGCACAATCTGTACCGCGGCGGCGCCGATTCGGCGGCGCTGCAGCGCGCCACCGAGCTGCAGGCGCGCTCACTGGCCGAGATGGACCTCGTTTGCCGCCAAGTGCAGCAAAACCTCTCGATCGCCTTCAACGACACGCAGACCTTGCGCATACGCCAGCGCTTGGCCGACGCGCAGCAGCTGGCGGTGGAAAAATCCGTCACGGCCTTGCGCCAGCAGTTTGACATCGGCCAGCGCAGCCTGCTGGACGTGCTCGACACCCAGGCCGAGTTTTTTGACGCCACGCGCACCTACGTCGATTCGCGCTACGAGCAGTTGCGTGCCGAGGCCCGCACCCTGGCCTCGATGGGCCAATTGGTGGCGCTGTTTGGCGCCGCGCCCGCCGACCAGGCCGCCGAGCTCGAGGCGCTGGCGGCGCAGCCCAGCGGCTTCGATGCCGCAGCGCTGTGCCCGGCTCAGGTCACGCACATGGAGTCGCTCGAGCGCATCAAGGCCTCGTTGGTGTTGCCGCCGCTGCCGCAGCGCGCCGACCGCGTGGTGCTGCTGCCCAACCCCGATGGCAGCGTGGGCCAGGTGGTGGTGACTGGCCGCGCGGGGCAGCAGGTGCTGGGCGCGGCCTTCACGGGCACGGTTTTGACGGGCGCAGCCCCCGTCGTGGCCATCCCCGAGGAGCAGGTGCGGCGCGAATTCGCTGCCGCGCTCGAGGCCCAACCGCAACGGCCCGAGCGTTTTACGCTGTTTTTTGAAGACGGCAGCGTCAACCTGACCCGGGCCAGCGCCGCCGAGTGGCCGCAAGTGGTGCAGAGGCTGCGGGCGCGCCAAGCGCTCGACCTGACCGTGGCCGGCCACACCGACACCAGCGGCCCGGCACGGCTCAACGAGGCGCTGGCGCTGCGCCGGGCGCAAACCATCGCGCAAAGGCTG